A region from the Kryptolebias marmoratus isolate JLee-2015 linkage group LG9, ASM164957v2, whole genome shotgun sequence genome encodes:
- the kiaa1191 gene encoding putative monooxygenase p33MONOX — protein sequence MASGHEDIPALESGLSSGLCGALSSPIGMTRHNISYDELIDAPMHSPPPDMTVNFFWKDPVIPQHRFRDEVRKNSGKLLAQDAHMQPKSAVSVVKAKASTFMSSLMTKQTQENLERFEHQAGLTETVYSPHKGLSAEETRLHRLVESKLPKLRMPSGDFKEDRLTTSAQSTPSVTPSVTPSVTPHSSPAVNRRNWLQLGPAPCFTIPEPEGSNPHTDMGGNEGGGGGLDRWSLFGTRPVVHKSPTDPGSETSTGFSLQSYFGLQKSSTMDGTNTQINLQVDDPAKFMPPKIEISGTEPKRVSPRPHKLKPRDMNVLTPSGF from the exons ATGGCCTCGGGGCACGAAGACATTCCAG cCCTTGAGTCTGGCCTGTCCTCAGGCCTTTGTGGCGCTCTGTCATCTCCCATTGGAATGACTCGACACAACATCAGCTACGACGAGCTCATAGATGCCCCCATGCATTCGCCCCCTCCGGACATGACCGTGAACTTCTTTTGGAAAGACCCCGTCATCCCCCAGCACAGGTTTAGGGACGAG GTACGCAAGAACAGTGGGAAGCTGCTGGCACAAGATGCACATATGCAACCCAAGTCTGCCGTGTCTGTTGTAAAGGCTAAAGCCTCCACATTTATGAGCTCCCTTATGACTA AGCAAACCCAGGAAAACCTTGAAAGGTTTGAGCACCAGGCAGGACTGACAGAAACCGTTTATTCACCCCACAAAGGCCTCTCTGCTGAGGAAACTCGCCTCCACCGACTTGTTGAGAGCAAGCTCCCA AAGTTGAGGATGCCAAGTGGGGACTTCAAGGAGGACAGGCTCACAACATCTGCACAATCTACCCCGAGTGTCACCCCCTCTGTCACCCCCAGCGTCACTCCCCACTCATCACCAGCTGTTAATCGCAG GAACTGGTTGCAGCTGGGTCCAGCGCCTTGTTTTACAATTCCAGAGCCTGAAGGATcaaacccacacacagacatgggagGAAATGAAGGAGGCGGAGGTGGATTGGACAGGTGGAGCTTGTTCGGAACTCGGCCTGTGGTACACAAATCTCCCACGGACCCCGGCTCTGAAACGAGCACAG GCTTCTCATTGCAGTCCTACTTTGGCCTGCAGAAGTCCTCCACCATGGACGGCACCAACACCCAGATCAACCTCCAGGTGGACGACCCGGCCAAGTTCATGCCCCCCAAGATTGAAATCTCAGGCACGGAACCCAAGCGGGTTTCGCCACGACCACACAAACTTAAACCTCGGGACATGAATGTTTTAACACCCTCGGGCTTTTGA
- the si:dkeyp-72g9.4 gene encoding uncharacterized protein si:dkeyp-72g9.4 isoform X1 — MGKERGGCFQTQAAMRPRSRLPTKRRILLPTITEGTEETARDWNDPSTFQLGDGSQGVSSEDYLLSICHLARPTFPTREGSPEHLHAQQQDAVQQRLRPSRVITLTSPDFDLKEEQEDGKELNGRLMRWNSDPLEFLYGDQNNLFALSGSVGKAFVRGRSARQHGSEARVKASSPDFPCQRKGSCPEIVAGANPPVPNGSPQHSSFRSEVRRVCPEGERLKQSFISQWISDCRSAWREARVRACMLPAIAEV; from the exons ATGGGAAAGGAAAGGGGGGGTTGTTTTCAAACACAAGCTG CCATGCGGCCGCGGTCCAGACTGCCGACCAAGAGAAGAATCCTGCTGCCCACAATCACGGAGGGCACCGAGGAGACGGCGAGGGACTGGAACGACCCCAGCACGTTCCAATTAGGCGATGGCAGTCAGGGGGTTTCGTCAGAGGACTACCTTCTCTCCATCTGCCACCTGGCTCGCCCCACCTTCCCCACCAGGGAAGGTTCCCCCGAACACCTCCATGCGCAGCAGCAGGACGCCGTGCAGCAGAGGCTCAGGCCGTCTCGGGTCATCACTTTAACCTCCCCCGACTTCGACCTCAAGGAGGAGCAAGAAGACGGGAAAGAACTGAACGGACGGCTGATGCGCTGGAACTCCGACCCCTTGGAGTTCCTTTACGGCGACCAGAACAACCTCTTTGCCCTCTCAGGCAGCGTGGGGAAAGCATTCGTCAGGGGGAGGTCGGCGAGGCAGCATGGGAGCGAGGCTCGCGTCAAAGCTTCAAGTCCGGATTTCCCATGCCAGCGCAAGGGCAGCTGCCCCGAAATAGTCGCCGGAGCTAACCCTCCAGTTCCAAACGGTTCCCCGCAGCACAGCTCGTTCAGGTCGGAGGTCAGGAGGGTTTGTCCAGAGGGAGAAAGACTGAAACAATCCTTCATCTCCCAGTGGATCTCAGACTGCAGGTCGGCTTGGAGGGAGGCGCGCGTTCGAGCTTGCATGTTACCCGCCATAGCTGAGGTGTAG
- the si:dkeyp-72g9.4 gene encoding uncharacterized protein si:dkeyp-72g9.4 isoform X2, giving the protein MRPRSRLPTKRRILLPTITEGTEETARDWNDPSTFQLGDGSQGVSSEDYLLSICHLARPTFPTREGSPEHLHAQQQDAVQQRLRPSRVITLTSPDFDLKEEQEDGKELNGRLMRWNSDPLEFLYGDQNNLFALSGSVGKAFVRGRSARQHGSEARVKASSPDFPCQRKGSCPEIVAGANPPVPNGSPQHSSFRSEVRRVCPEGERLKQSFISQWISDCRSAWREARVRACMLPAIAEV; this is encoded by the coding sequence ATGCGGCCGCGGTCCAGACTGCCGACCAAGAGAAGAATCCTGCTGCCCACAATCACGGAGGGCACCGAGGAGACGGCGAGGGACTGGAACGACCCCAGCACGTTCCAATTAGGCGATGGCAGTCAGGGGGTTTCGTCAGAGGACTACCTTCTCTCCATCTGCCACCTGGCTCGCCCCACCTTCCCCACCAGGGAAGGTTCCCCCGAACACCTCCATGCGCAGCAGCAGGACGCCGTGCAGCAGAGGCTCAGGCCGTCTCGGGTCATCACTTTAACCTCCCCCGACTTCGACCTCAAGGAGGAGCAAGAAGACGGGAAAGAACTGAACGGACGGCTGATGCGCTGGAACTCCGACCCCTTGGAGTTCCTTTACGGCGACCAGAACAACCTCTTTGCCCTCTCAGGCAGCGTGGGGAAAGCATTCGTCAGGGGGAGGTCGGCGAGGCAGCATGGGAGCGAGGCTCGCGTCAAAGCTTCAAGTCCGGATTTCCCATGCCAGCGCAAGGGCAGCTGCCCCGAAATAGTCGCCGGAGCTAACCCTCCAGTTCCAAACGGTTCCCCGCAGCACAGCTCGTTCAGGTCGGAGGTCAGGAGGGTTTGTCCAGAGGGAGAAAGACTGAAACAATCCTTCATCTCCCAGTGGATCTCAGACTGCAGGTCGGCTTGGAGGGAGGCGCGCGTTCGAGCTTGCATGTTACCCGCCATAGCTGAGGTGTAG